One Methylobacterium sp. 77 DNA window includes the following coding sequences:
- a CDS encoding MTH938/NDUFAF3 family protein, whose protein sequence is MAVGSLHDGFVPGRHLIDAYGNGGFRFADMSHRGSVLVTPGGIRAWDVTEAKAIDRNALRPIVAEAGAVELLLIGTGLDIAPFPDTLRRWLKENGIGLDVMQTGAAARTYNILMAENRKVAAALIAVA, encoded by the coding sequence ATGGCGGTGGGCAGCCTGCACGACGGGTTCGTTCCGGGGCGCCATCTCATCGACGCCTACGGCAATGGCGGCTTCCGCTTCGCCGACATGTCGCATCGCGGCTCGGTCCTGGTGACGCCGGGCGGCATCAGGGCCTGGGACGTCACCGAGGCGAAGGCCATCGACCGCAACGCCCTGCGCCCCATCGTGGCCGAGGCGGGGGCGGTCGAACTGCTCCTCATCGGCACCGGTCTCGACATCGCGCCGTTTCCCGACACCCTGCGGCGCTGGCTCAAGGAGAACGGCATCGGCCTCGACGTGATGCAGACGGGGGCCGCGGCGCGGACCTACAACATCCTGATGGCGGAGAACCGCAAGGTCGCCGCCGCGCTGATCGCGGTCGCGTGA
- the secF gene encoding protein translocase subunit SecF gives MRLLRLWPDESHVDFMRFRRFTFPLSALLSVGTVILFLTVGLNFGIDFKGGTLVELQAKSGTADVGSVRHTANGFGFGETEVQELGGSGQILVRFPLQPGEQGQTAVMQKAHGAFDSEYEFRRTETVGPRVSGELVQSGTIGVVLSVLAVLFYLWFRFERELALGAIVGTLHDIVLTIGIFVISRIEFNMTSIAAILTIVGYSLNETVVVFDRTRELMRRYKTIPTVELLNLSINSTMSRTVMTATSAFLSLLALVLFGGEAIQGFAVVMLAGVVICTYSAIFVSTPVLIYLGLMLSGVKAQARPTGGRVPQAAE, from the coding sequence ATGCGTCTGCTCCGCCTCTGGCCCGATGAGTCGCACGTCGACTTCATGCGCTTCCGGCGCTTCACCTTCCCGCTCTCGGCGCTGCTGTCGGTGGGGACGGTGATCCTGTTCCTGACGGTCGGCCTCAATTTCGGCATCGACTTCAAGGGCGGCACCCTGGTCGAACTCCAGGCCAAATCCGGCACCGCCGATGTCGGCTCCGTGCGCCACACCGCCAACGGCTTCGGCTTCGGCGAGACCGAGGTGCAGGAGCTCGGCGGCTCGGGCCAGATCCTGGTGCGCTTCCCGCTCCAGCCCGGCGAGCAGGGCCAGACCGCGGTCATGCAGAAGGCGCACGGCGCCTTCGATTCCGAGTACGAGTTCCGCCGCACCGAGACGGTGGGTCCGCGCGTCTCCGGCGAGCTCGTCCAGTCCGGCACGATCGGCGTCGTGCTCTCTGTGCTCGCCGTGCTGTTCTACCTCTGGTTCCGCTTCGAGCGCGAACTGGCGCTGGGCGCCATCGTCGGCACCCTGCACGACATCGTGCTCACCATCGGCATCTTCGTGATCAGCCGGATCGAGTTCAACATGACCTCGATCGCCGCGATCCTCACCATCGTCGGCTACTCGCTGAACGAGACCGTGGTGGTGTTCGACCGGACCCGCGAATTGATGCGGCGCTACAAGACGATTCCCACGGTGGAACTCCTCAACCTGTCGATCAACTCCACCATGTCGCGCACGGTGATGACGGCGACCTCCGCCTTCCTCTCGCTGCTCGCCCTGGTGCTGTTCGGCGGCGAGGCGATCCAGGGCTTCGCGGTGGTGATGCTCGCGGGCGTGGTGATCTGTACCTATTCGGCGATCTTCGTCTCGACCCCGGTGCTGATCTATCTCGGCCTGATGCTGTCGGGCGTGAAGGCGCAGGCCCGTCCCACCGGCGGCCGCGTGCCCCAGGCGGCGGAGTAG